The stretch of DNA cctgcagctTCTACAGGCAGCTCGGACTTTGTAACACCAattcccccccattttccccagcaGGATTTGGCTGAACATTCCTTGTACGACTTCCACACACACTCAGCTCACAGCAGGCTCAGCCAGGACGTGCTGCTGTGTCACCAAGGACCTTCATCCAAACCAAAGTCACCCCACCaagaggaaagggagcaggaaCATAAAAAACATTTGCTTCCATAGccataaacattaaaaaataaccaaaaaatcAGAAGAGGATGACCAAAATATTCTCCTCAGCACCAGAACCACTATTTTCAAGTGCTGAGCTCACCTTTAAAGCACAGTACCTGTCTTTACAAATTATTTAAGCAAAAATACTGCAATAATAAGCAGGAATTTAAGAGACTGAGGTTTGGCAAAATTGAGCTGAGAGGGCAACAGGGTCATTTTCTGATACTAACAAACTTGGGTTTAGAAACATCTCTACTAGAAATGAATCTAGAAATGAATCCTACAgactgtttttaaataaatacatggaGAATGAAAGGGTCTATAGCATGGTGAAACCACACTTCTGTGCTCTACAAGGGCAGACACCCCTGCAAGTGAATGAGCACAGATCCAAACTCAAGCCATCCAgtcaataaataatttaatgaaGTTACAAGTTCTGCAAGAAACATGATGACAATGGCACCTTCATGGGCCCCGCCCCACGGGCACGGGAGGAGATCCACACCTGCCAGCCACGAGCCACAGTGCCCCAAAGGCCACTGGAACACACAGATCTTCACAGAAGATATTCCTGCAGGCCCAGGCACACGACACCTCCGGGTGGGAAACACACAGCTGCCCCCATCACCAGGCAGCTCGTGCTCCAGGGACCATGCATGTGGGGAGAGCCCAGCCCACAGGGACCAAACACCACgacatggggacagtgggatgAAGAGGGAGgcggcagcacagccctgctgccagccctgaggatGACTCTGGTGAGATGAAGGCAGCTCTCAGAAGGGGAGGCGCTTCAACTGCTCGTATGTGATAAAAAACTGAAGGGAGCGTCAAGGAATTGGGACAGATGTGaggcagctgcctggcagggcGGGTGGAGCATTCAGCTGGGCTGGACACCCATTCAGGGAGCTCCTTAAACCCACCCATGGAGCTCCCTGTCCAGGCAGCACAACCTGAGCTGCCCAGGtaggacagagctgggagaatGGACCCAGAGCAAACCCAGCCTTGCCCAGACCACTGGGAGAGGGAAGTGGCTCCAAGCCCAGACTGGGAGCTCTTTACAGTGAACTCCCCACCCAGTTTCAGCAGGCAGAATGCTCTGgctcagcacacagcagcactggtcCTGCATGGAGTCAGCAcctgcctcagcagcagaaTGTTCCCCACAATTCCCTCCCAAACAGGAGCTCATCCAGGaatctcctgcagcccaggccaTGCAAGGTCTCAGCCCAGCCCTCAGAGGCTCTACAGGGACCATCAGCAGCGCCCATTAGGGTCCCCAATGCACCCACTGGGggtcagctctgccctgcccttcccagcagggTTCTCCCCTTGTCCCACCCCACtacctgccagcagcacagggaaggatACAATGATGTTCCAGGGACCCAGACGAAGCCAGTTGGGCCAGAAGCCTTTGTAGAGTGCAAAGAAGCCCTCACTCTTCCATGTCTGGGAGGAGAGACAAAGGGATGAGGAGGCACACCGGGCCCATGCCCTGCCCACCTCCCTCCCCAGTGCCATGTGCGCCCcgctggccctgcccagctgctgcagggagcgcAGGCCCGTGCAGGTGTGTGAAGCATCACCTACAGTCTCTGCACCCAGCTAACTGCCTCATGGCCTGAATTTTGTTCCAGGAGGCTGGGAGGATGCTCAGGCTCACAGCGGCCTCAGGGAAGTGACTCTGGGCCCTCTCCCACCTCACTGATGACAAACTGCGTCACTGCGGGATCTCACTGCTCCCATCAGCGTGGTGCTGAGACCTGGCCAGCCTCCCAGGACAGGGACGTGCCCACCTGTCCCCTCACCTTGACAAGGCCATCCAGGGTGCCCTTGTAGAGCTCGGTGCTGCCCACGATGGCGCGCTGGTTCATCATCCGCGTCCGCACCACGTCCACGGGGTTGGAGGCGATGGCTCCCGCCAGCCCGCACGTGAAGCTGGAACTGCACACACCAAAtcagggcaggaacagccctgcacacagccacTCCCGCTCAGACAGACACAAAATACCTTCCTCTGGACATTAGCAAAGGCATTTAGCAGTGGATGTGGGCTGCACTACTTGCTCCTACCGGGGAAAGGGGCAGTGGTGGGGCTGCCACAGgaccctgcagagctcaggggagGGAAATGCTCAGCTCAGCTAAGCCAGACCCTCACCTGGTTCCACAGCTGGTTCCACAGGGCACTGGCAGCCCTGCAAGGGtcccaggtgctgcccaggtGACACAGACCTGAAGGCACCCATGGGAGTGCACATCCTTCCCACCAGAACAAACATTTctttgggaaggagggaggaagagcaAAGACACCAGAAAGGACCACAGAAATGCCAGTCTCCCCCTCCACAGAGGGCCTAGTGCTCCTCAccctcagcccagctggcaAAGCCAATGGAAGCACTGCAGCATCTGCACCATGGAGGTGAAAAAGGATTCCAGTgttctgtgccagccctgcccagagcagctgactGCAGCACTGACTGCTCTGGGTCCTGCCAGCTTTGTGTTTGCTCCTCTCCCAAGGCTcttccagcacaggctgcaagATCACAGGGTCTGGACAGGTGAGGACCAGAGAGTGGAGCAGCTTCTGAGGGACTGGTACACGTGGCTACACACATGGATCTCTGCCTGGCTCATACCAGGGCACAGATGTGGGGTAACATTTCTGTCATTAGCCAGCAGAAACCAAGCTGGTATTTCATGTCACCAAAGGATTTCTGCCAGGTCCTTCCCCAAGGAGGTCtctgggatgtggggatggaTTAGTAGTGGCCttagcagtgctggggaaacagttggactcaatggtcttGGAAGTCTTAaccaaccttaatgattccataCCTGCTGCTAACTCTGAGCTGTTCCAGCTGACAGAGCAGATCCTTTGGAAGCACTAAGCCTGCTCCAGACCCTCTGGAAGCACTaaccctgctccctgcagaacCAGACCAGTCACTCCATGAATGGTCTCTCCCCAGCCCTCATACAgccccccagcctgcagcaggtaCTCACACAAAGTGGGCAAAGATGGTGTCCCCCATGAGGCCTGACAGGATCAGATGCTTCTTGGTGATGTCGTAGACTGGCAGCTCCACCCCCACCACGATGGCCGCTCGCTGGGCCGTGGggacaacaccctgtgcagcacagacacTGTCACCAAGTGCAGCCAtgccccagctccctctcctGACAGCCTCCCTGCAAGCACACCACCTGCTTCCCAGCTTTGCATCAAAGCCAAGGAGGATAACTCCACCCTGGCAGCGTTATTCCAGCTGGATTAACTCCACActgcttccctgctcccagcaccagcacatgGGAACTAGGCTGTCACCCCCTCACCTTCTGCACAATTTCAACACCAGAAAAGACTGTGTCCCACAAGAGCAGCAGTTTAAGGGGCCAGGAGGGGCTCCAGGTGTTCCTTGCTACAGAACAGCAGGAGAGCACCTGCTTCCCTAAGATTTGTCttagttctgctgctgctggaggattCTAGGAGTTGGTGCTCACTCTCCAGAGGCCTCGGGTGCCTTCCTGCTGGTAGATGTCAATGAAGCTGCCGATCATCCCGCCCTGGAACaagctgccctgagcctgcatTCGGatctgaaagaaagggaagagtCAGCAGGCAGACGTCTGCACCAGCACTTGGCCACAGGGCAAGGacaccagggacagcagctccatggaacTCCTGGGAGTaggaacagagcagctcagagcacacACTGTTCTCCACATCCCTCTCCCTGCAAACCACACCAAGaaggacagcagcaggcaggggcagggtgggggcACAGGAACATGAGGAACAACGCTTTCCCCCTGAAAGCAGTCCCAGAAGGGGATCTACAGGGAGATGACTGGGGAGGTTCTCCAGGCTCtctctgcccagagctgggctacCCTGAGCCCAGGGCACCAGGCAGTCCCCACTGGGCTCTGCTCACTCCATGTCACAGGCAGGCCcttggggcagtgccagcactgtgacctaggggacaggagcagctggcTCACCTGGCCAGGTCAGATAACACAGCTCCCACCCCTCACCAGCACAAATGtcatgttgcccagagaagctgtggctgctccatccctgggagcgTTCCAGGCCAagctggacagggtttggagcaccctgcTCTAGtgtgaggtgtccctgcctgtggcaggaggTGGAAGGAGATGGTTTTTCATGTCTGtcccaacccaaaccgttcCAGGATTCTGAGGTCTCTAAGATCTGTGTTTTTAAACATCTATTAATGACCCTGGGCTTTGGTCCCcattcattaaaaaaccccaaacaagcaGAACTGGTGGCTCAGggagcactgagctgctcctcccacGGGTCCCACAGCCAGCCCTTACCTTCAGCACATCTGTGGGATTGGCCAGTGCAGAAGAGATGACCCCCGAGACCACCCCACAGATCACATTGATGAGCAACGTTTCATCTGCAACCAAGGAAAGAAGGTCAGACCCTCACAGGAGGGGCACACTAGGCTGGGTAGAGCAGCTCAGTTCTCAAATCAGATGgtgaagctgcaggagcagagcctgggcaggtGCCACAGCCCATGACAGGTCTGTCCCCACATCTGTCAGGGACAGAAGGTGGCAGCTGAAACACTCAGCAATGCACTCTCAGAGGGTCTGACTGATGAGAAGGAAAATCATTGGACACGTGAAAATTGTGAGCAATTATTTGAGATTTCTCATTGCAGGGATGAGCCAGGACAGAGGCAGACAGAGAGGGACAACCCCATGTTTCCCCAGGCCCCCTGGATTTGCCTACACAGAGCCACCTGGAGCCAGCTGAGAATCAAGAGCAGGCAGGGAGTTAGATGTGATTAGTGCCAGGGAATAACCCAGATTCCAGGCCCAGAGTTAGGGTGATGGTTACATTGGGAAAACACACAGGCCTTTGCTGGTACTGACCACGACACCTCCCAGAGGACACCAGGCCACTGGCTGCCCCAGGCCTGTAGGGAGACAAACATTCAGGCATGGAGCTCACAGCTGAAAAGGCTGGAACAGCAAGGGGGGTGTGGGGACTGTGTACACAGCCAGAaccaggcagggagaggcctTACTAAAGCAGGACAGCAGCCCTGAAAGGACCTCTAGAGTCACAGACTCTCTTGAGATGGAAAGATTCCACAAGAATCATCCAATCCAACTCCTGACCTGGCACAGACACctcaacaatcccaccctgtgcctgggagTGCTGTTGAAATGCTCCTGGAGTTCTGGAAACCTTGGggcagtgccccagcacccTCTTGGAAAAAACCTTCTCCTGATACCAACCTAAAGCTCCCCTGAGACAGCTTGGTATCGTTAGTGTGCTGCATTTCCCCCGCCCATCCCGCTTTCCCAGGCTGGAACGGTGTCACACCATTCCCTCAGATcggagcagggatgggaatcTCACCTGCAGGtctctgtgctccctcagggAACATCCACCAGACTCTTGCTGCTCCACTCCCCGGGCAAGAGCTGCAGAGGGCTCAGGTCAAGGGCACTGGTGGAACCTCACCTTTACAGGCAGG from Ammospiza nelsoni isolate bAmmNel1 chromosome 15, bAmmNel1.pri, whole genome shotgun sequence encodes:
- the SLC25A14 gene encoding brain mitochondrial carrier protein 1 — translated: MSALNWKPFVYGGLASIVAEFGTFPVDLTKTRLQVQGQSTDARFREVRYRGMFHALFRICREEGGRALYSGIAPALLRQASYGTIKIGIYQSLKRLFVDRMEDETLLINVICGVVSGVISSALANPTDVLKIRMQAQGSLFQGGMIGSFIDIYQQEGTRGLWRGVVPTAQRAAIVVGVELPVYDITKKHLILSGLMGDTIFAHFVSSFTCGLAGAIASNPVDVVRTRMMNQRAIVGSTELYKGTLDGLVKTWKSEGFFALYKGFWPNWLRLGPWNIIFFITYEQLKRLPF